The region CGATCATATATTCAATATTCGAATCTAACCAATCCAACCAATCTTTAGTGCATACACGCTCATAAGTGATCTCCTTAAAAATTTCGGATCTCGATATTTCTttgaattgcattttctcgaaCATCCTTTGGCTCTTGTCATtggaaaatccaattttcgcGACAAAACTTCCACAATTCAAGTAACTTATGCCAAATTTGATCATCATAAGCATCGCTTCCCATCCGAACTTTTTCCTTCGAGCATCTGACTCAGCAATCATAATCTCAGTTTCGGCTGACTGCGATTCGTGATCAACGAATAGATTAGTGTCGCCAATTAAAGACTCTGCATGAACCCACAATtggggaaaatattttttgtgtgagtaCAAGGGTCGACCATTTTAGATTTTAACAATTAACAAACCTATTTCGTCTCCGGTAGTTTCGTATTTTTCCTTGTCCAATATTAGAAATGTACATTCTAGAAGACAGAACGTCCGTAAGTGATTTCAAAACTGCCAATAATATGTCTCCAATCTTACTCACTGTCATCGTCGATTCGCCAGGACCGTTGCATTTCATATTCTTGTTCTAGTGTCAATGGTTCGGATGCTGTGAGCTCCTGCAATTCCTTATTGGACATCCATTTGTGGTACCtgttgtaaataatttttttttgtttatttttatcctCGATAAATCAACAAAAGGAAACTTACTTTTCAACATGCTTCTCTTCGTACGGAATCAATATCACGCCCTGGCCAactatttttagtttttcgtttaatttcattttgatatttctATGCAGAAATAAGAAACAATCAGAAAGAGTCCTTATTCCCTATGCATTCAATGTTAGTGTGAAGGAGAATGTCTTAAGATCGGCATGTGAACAATGATATAAACATAAATAACGTGAAGATGGTCACTAATGTAAAACTTCGCCACGCCATAATCACTCTGAATCATATTTAACATTAGATTTTGGCGCTacttttcgaaatttgtgaGAGCTTCACGAATCTATCTGCCTTTTCCAAAATCACATAAAGTTGACAACAATTATTGTGATgcttcttgaaaaaaaaattccttctACTTAATTTAGTCCCCTTTttacaatttgaaattattgttagAACTCGGAGATCCTTGTTCTTATCTTATTACAGTAAAATCCACTTCGAAATGCACATTTTGTAACAACGAAATTTTCTTGtacttaacctgttacagacaagtATATGACCAAAATTATTattggatctattacttccatcaatcaaaatatttttaatctggtaatttcaaatcttgtacttcaattttcttaacatGCGTTTTACTATTAAATGACCATATtatccagagcttgtcattatttttgtcatcgtcgtcgataacagatgttcTACTCACCCTCCAAAGCTTTATAAGAACAGTTTTCGTTTTGCTTGAGAAGAGTGGTAATCGAGTATGGATTTTTCACTTGAAAAGACTGCGATTTCTCGACGTCATTATTTTTATAACGTCTATGACGCCACAGACTAGTTTTGAAACAACATAGCCTTAAGCCCAAGTTCAGATATAATAAACCAGAAGTGACCAAGATTGATAACACTTTCCAAGTTCACAGGGCAATGCAAAAGCATACGTACATGATATTGGTATCTGCGCAAAGCATGGAGTCCGAGTCATAGAGATAACGATTATGTATCGAGACACTATTGTGAATATTCGCCTTGATTTCTTAtgtcaaaatcaatttatttttgatttctctgtTGTGAACGTCGGTCTGGTGTcttagaaataatttttctaattttatttacaactcTTGAAACTAACGAGTCTTCATCTCTGTTAATATCATTACATTACTCTCAGCACTAGtcgacaaaaaatcaaaaaatattgtaggGGTTTTCGAGTCATTATTGTTACGTCTAAATCATTCCGGTGCGTTTGgtttttatcgataacaatACGCCTAGAAATAACATCTAAGTTTTCTAATGTTTCAATTAACAGTTTACGTTACAGCAGCATTGAAATGGCATCAAAAACGGAATACGAAATTGATTCTCAAATAGCTGAAGGTATGGAAGGGCTACTGTCCGAAGCGGTGCGGAAGCATCCTGTGTTGTACGCGAAACCCTCCAATATTCGATTCAAATCAATGCGCTCTGAAAAAGAACCAGACGCCTGGAACCAAATATCTGacgaactgaatttggaagtGGAGAGTTGTAAGTCGTTGTGGTCGTGCATCAAACAGAAGTTCATCAAATACCGCAAAAAATTGGACAACGGCGAAACGTTTACCAAAGAATGGCCAACGTATGAGAATTTACATGAATGGCTCGATGAACACATCAAGAAGCGCCGGACGCGTAACGACATTTACAAACAGATTCGAGTTCCTGTGAAGCAAGGCAAAATGTTGGCAGTCACCAAAAGGAGTCCGAACTCGTCTGTTTGTGAGAACGAGTACTTAGATGACATCGAATCTGCTGAGTGGAATGAATTAGCCGATGAAAAGGACGAAGCGGCAGCCAAAGGTAATTTTTTGCAGCAATTGCAACCACAGCTCTGATTAATACAGAAAAGAACTGTCTAGCACGTTGACCATCACCACTATCACCATTTCAGAACAAATATCCAAACAACAACTCCTCATTCCAAAGACACCCGTTGTACCGAAAAAGAAACTCAAAATTGAGATAATCCAGGCAATTCGGAACACACCAGCAGATAAACGCAGAAGCGAAAACGACGAAGAAATATTTACGGAGATCGAAACGCCTGAGGAGCCAGCCGAAACGACAGTTGAATGTGGTGATAAACAGACGGATACAGTGGAAATTCTGAACAAAGTTGAACAGAACGATACCATCGACTCGAATCGCAGCCGCGACATTATACTGGAAGCTAATTTCGACAAATTAGAACAGGTCATCGCCAAATGTGTGAATTTGGCAGAAAAGTGCATGGCTGAATATTCGCAGCAAGATTCTAACGAAGTATTTGGGAAGTTTGTTGCGTCGTTGGTGCGTGATCTACCGCCAGAACGACGAATGAAGGTTCAATTTGAGATTATTCAATTTACCGGTCAATTGGTGAAAAGGGAACtcaataaataattggaaatgGACATTATGACTGCATTTTTCGGTTATATGTCTATGATCTTCGCTCAATATTCCAGTTTTTTGCTCGATGTATCGTTGTTCTGTCCAGGTCAGGCATAATAATGAATGTTTTGTCAGTGCTCTAAATCGATACACATCGATCCACATCCGATTAAAGGATTAGCtcaatgaatttttggcgTCCATTGCGCTAGGCAAAACCAAAGGTTCTCGAACTTCAAAAACTATAGGAAATTAgaactaaaaatttatttaaaaaaattaaacactGAAACACCAAGATGGATGCACAGTAGAACACACGATCTCTCAATATGACAATGATAACACACCTAATTAACTAGTTTACGACACGCAGTTCTTGTTATGAATTACCAAATCCTTTCCATCATGTTCAATAACCtgcagaaaaattttaaacagaaaTTAGTGTGAGGTGAGGAGGAAATCGTAATTCTCTTGAATTACGATTATAGTTGGTAGTTAAGACTCATGCCATGAGGTTATGACACATTTACCGAAATTCGACAGCACATGTACGGAATGATTCATCTCTCTTTTTATGTAATATAAGTGTCACTTCAAGTGACACATGTATTACATAAAAAGGAGACTTGGAATTTATGACAATCTGGGGCGTCTTTTCAGTCATTTATTAGCAATACCCTTAGACTTAGTATCTAACGGCGAGTAAATCTGATAGACCCTACCTTCAATGAAAATGAGTCTGTGAACTTCCATCATCGTCGGTCCAACTCTTCTGTCATCGATTgatcaaaaatagaaaacggAACCTACCTCATACGCCCATTTTCTGTTCACGCGGCAAACGGGACCACATTTTGGACTCGCACATTGAGGGCATGGATCTAGTGGCagttgaaaaaagaaaagaaaataaatgacTTGGAAAACAACAAACGATTCCTCAGTAGTAAACCGACGCTGTACTCACAGTGGCAACCCGGACAATCTTCCAAACAATCGCATAAATCGGCATTCGTATTTCTGTATCTGCCACGCTCATCAAAAAGACTATGGTTTCTGGATGGAGCCGATGGTGCAACATAACTTTTCCTTGTCAATTTTCGACGCTCTCGTCCCGATTTCTCCGGATCGAAGTCAGCgaggaattttgaattttctacgGTTAATCGTTTCTCAATTTTGTTTGCACTTCTGGTAGTACGATTCATAGAATCTTGCGATGTCTCGTCACTTCCATAGTAGCGTTGCATTTtgaccaaattaatttaagaGATTTGCTACgtctaaataaataatgaaaaaggACCGCGAcaattaaaaatgcaaatttcggTGTGTTTGTGATGACAATTGATAAAGctcataaaacaaaaacatcgtGGCGAAAGTGGCGAAATCAGCGAGTGTCGCGAATATATTCATCGGGCGCCATCTGTGAATCAAAGAGAAAAGAACTCGGACGCACGATATTTTGGTCAATCGTTTCTTCAGCTTTCTCTTCAGTAATATtatgtgaaacaaaaaaatccaaacaaaatattgGTAATCAGTCAGTATAAACCGTTGTGCCGTTCTCTCAAATCAAGTTTCAAAAAAGGACGATTAACTCATTGATATCcttatcaaatttttgaactttcaaatttttttcagctTCTTGTTTCTGGAAACAGGTGGCGCCAATCACCAAATTTGCGAGTATAGTTCGCCACCTTTTTTCGCCCCATTTCTTCCGATAGTTTCTTGTGcgtgaataatattttgtgtagTGAGGACTCTCAATTATAGTTACTTTATCATTGCAAAAAGTTGATTCGGTTGATTAGAAGGACACAGATGCTCcagtaaaatcaaattttatcggTAAGTAGACACCAGACTATTCCCTTATAAATTAAAACACTTTTAAGAGTAGATCATATAGTTTTGTATTTGATTGGTCCTTGTATCTGGTTTCCTTACAAAAAAACGGTAAGTTCCTGTTCCCATAAATGACGGCTGCATGACCGACAGGTTCGTTTAGGAATTAGGAAAGCAAAACTTTCAACAGTTAAACATTGATGTTAGTTTTGACTGAAATACAGGAATTATATAAGTAACGACTCTGTGTCGACGACGTTTGTATACATCAACATACATTTATGTACCTGTTAATATTCAAGAATGCTTGACGGACAAGTGTTAATTCCCAGATTGCTGTATGTTCTGTCGAATAAATTATACAGCTCCACAGCTAATTGACAGTTTCAATAAATGTTTCCAGTTGTCTTATTGCCCGAACGTCCgagcaaataaattttctgttgtgAATATTTTCGTACACTGTCAGGTGTGTGTGTCGATGCCAAATTGGCATTGCCATTAAAACAACATGATTGgaagtttctaagatttcatttttaaattaccGAATGGTTGCACCTGACCCGAGCACTTCCACGTGCTTATCCGcacattgaaaaaatttctgtttaattttttcttccatttggATTCAGGTCTGACGAACTTATGTTAACGATTCAGGCTCACCcacttttttaatttcatcgaCCGTTCGTAGAAGTTAGTTCGAAGATATTATTCGTAGATCAAACATAGCCACAACGCTATGActaaattcaatgattttcaattgaagTAGAACCCGTCATACCGGGTTGATACTCACAGGTGGGACATGGTATGTATTATTGTGTATGAACTGCGTTGGTTGAAGCATTTGAATATTTACTGATTGTCCATGTTCGGTTTAATAATAACAAATCGGATACTTTCAGGGCTAACATTGAAACTGCGaaagaaaattccaaattcTCCTTGAATAGACAACAAGAAACCCATCTGCATTAGCATTTAAACGAAAACCGTTGACCGACCCGACTTCTCGTAGCTCCACTATAGTTTAGTTGGTAGTCGACTCCTGGACCCGCAATAGTTTTATCATATCAAAATTGTTGTCAGCCCTACACAAACGTAAACCTTTGAAACGTAAAATCCCAATTCAAAATACTGCCGCCATTTTTCGATTCGCTGTAAACGAACTACCTGCCAAACGAAGCGGCGACCATGGCGAAAACGGTTTGATATGACAACAGTTTTATTTTCGCACGGCGAAGAAATCCCCGATCAGTTTCTCTGCTGCATAGAAGGAAAAACCTTGTTCGTGTGTGGATGTTATAGAAAATTAATCTTAGAAAAATTGGCATAGATACAATTACGATGCTGTTGCTTAATTAACTCGAAtacaatttgaattatttgaatttcctCGATAGAAAGAGCCATCAATCACAATGGAAGTGAATGATTTCATGGACTTAAATACTACGGAGCTGTTTGTCGATTCAGACGAatccatcgataaaaatgtGGAGGACAACAACAGCGAAACACTGATCTTAGATAGTGAAGATGACAACTTTGCGACAACATTCTCTTCGGATAGTGAACGTAGTGGAAATGGAATTGAAGATTGTAGTGCAGCCGATGCCGAAGAGGCTACTGGCGATGTGGTGAGTGtgaattctttttattttctttgccAGATTGTTACATAGTCTCGAACATGATTTGTCCTCTCGTAACTGAAAAACTTAAGATGAGCAAAATGATCTTATCAATCTATTGCGGTTTAAATTGTTCTCTGGACTATGAGGCAGTGtcgttaaaaatttttattttcgtttgaacTTAATACTGTAGTTTATCTACGAACGGGGCTAACCGTTGCTCTATTAGCAGTCCAGGCTAAATTTTAAGCGTCTATTGACACGCTCTAATAACCTACACAGTACGCCGAATGTAATGACTAACAGCATGCTTTCCACTATGAATCGACGCTCTGTTGCTTCGTTTGAACTTTGAATGCTAGTTGTCTTAGATCAAAGTtactaaatttttgattttttttttcattttgattcagATCATTGGAACCAAACCAACAATTACAATCGAAGAAggaagattttcaaattctaCAAGCGTACCAACAGCGGTCATAACACCAGCTATACCATCCGGTTTgtcaataattcaaaaatgtacaaaaacaCAGTCAACATCCGACATTATTGGATTGAGAAAGCAAACGGTGACGGATAATGTACAAACGATAATCAGACCGACATCGGTCATATCGAAAACAATTGCTATGCAGGATGCCAACTTGAATTCAGAAATGCCATCTGCAAATGTATCAACGACGTCTTCCAATGAAACATCTTTGGTTTCGTTGCGACCACAAGCCTCTCAGAAACTGTCGTCAATCGTGAACAAAGGACAGTTAAATTCCATGGCAAAATATACGAAACTTCACACGGCACTGATTGGTACAGTGACCGAATCGAATACTATTTCCGCACCTACAAAATTAGTAAAGATTGCACCGGCAAATGTATCATTGTCAACGACCAACTCCGTTTCGGAACTGAAAACCTCTCCAGTGATTTTCGTTCAGGCGCCCGCcccaaaattgggtcaaaaaTTTACGTCGTTGAAGATCCTTCAAAAATGTCCGTCACCAGGATCCATTgtaaagcaaaaaattttgaatttgaatgagaTGCGTAAACTGGGTTCGGGTGCTTCATTGAAACTATTGAATACTGCTGCACCGAACAGCACAATATCGTCAGCTGAGACAAACTTAAGCTACCTACAGTCAACGTCATCATTGATTGTGCTTAAGCCACCAATACCGTCAACCTCGATAGCTGGAAGCCAAGCATCTACAACCATTCAGTTGAAGCCCCAGCAGCTTTACCAAACGATGTCATCGTCCACTAAGCCAGCAACGATCTCATTCGTCACAGCACCAAAACCGGCACCGATTGCTATTGgtacaaaattgattccgagCAAGATATTAACAGTCAAACCAGGCACAGTCGATTCAACTATACAACATCATTTGCCTGCCGGTCTTACCAAAATACCGAAAGAAACGATTGTCAATAAAATTGCGACCAAAGACGCAAATACCATCGATGTTGTGCGGATGCTGAAGTCTAAGCAAACCGAAAAATCCGTTGAGCCGACAGTTACTATTGGCCAGAAACAAATGGCAAACAAACCGGCATCAGAATTTCAATCGCTGACGAATTTCTTATCTTCCAATGATAAGCCGAAAAGTCTTCTTAGTAGCTCGAGTAAACATGGCGAACACCTCACGACTCTTGAAACTTCGAACGGAAAAATGATGGGGAAACTGGACGAAACAAGAGCTGAATCGATAACTATATCAAATGGAAAGCTGTCAAATCCGCACGGttcaataaaagttttgaaatCTGTCAGTGAAATCGATGCAGAGACGGTGGATGGTGCAAAATCACCTAATGTTGGTGCGAATGACGGAAACTGCATCGACAAGAAATTGGAACAGTTGAACACAAGCCCAAGACTTCTGGGACGATCGAAATCATTGACAATTGAGAAACATCAATCGAAGGTCAGACGACGCTATCCATCATCCGGTAATACCATACCCACTCGAGTGGAAAACGAGAATGATGCTTCGAATGAAGTATGGCAGAGTAGAGATAAAACAGCCAAGCCAGATTCAATAGAAGAGATTGAAGAGCTGACAGAGGAAAAAGTTATTGAAGAGACACTCGGCACTGAACGGATAAAAACTGTTGGAGATTCTTTGGAGTGTGATGAAAAAATCGACGATTCCGACAAGAGCAAAAGTGTAAGTCCGGATGTCCTGTTGGGAAATGTTCGACAAATTCCTACTACTACTACCACCACCACTATTGCTGTTTCTGCCGCAAATCCATTACCAAGTAGCGTATCTTCTTCATCGCATGTTGATCAAAAGATAGATGATCCATTGACGTACATAAAATGGAGGAATGGCGTCGGTTTCCTACGATACAGCAATTTGACTTTCAGcaaaaacgaattcaatttgctGGAGGTACTAGAAGTTAAAGAGTCtaataaatgtcaaaaaaacgtaaaaatgcCGTCGCTCAAGGCAAATGAATCATCGACGGAACAAATTATTGACTTAGTGGATAGGAGAGCGGATGTTGGCGATAAAAGTGGAACAATCGGCCGAAAGAAGATTGAATCGAAACTGCGATTCAAACGGGCCGGCATGAATTTGCTACAAAATGTCTTTGTGTGGGAGCTGTACCTGCGTTTGACGGACACTCAAGCAGCACCAGATAGTCTATTCATCAATCCATTTCCAAGTTCGCCAAATCCGTTCGAAGTTGGCATGAAAATGGAAGCCATTGATCCGGAGCATTGTTCactgttttgtgtgtgtacagTCGTTGAAAAATTGGGATATCGGATTAGATTGTCATTCGATGGTTACGGTGACAAGTTCAGTTTTTGGCGTAATGCCGATTCGATGGAAATATTCCCTGCTGGTTGGTGTGCCAAAAATGGGCGAACACTACAACCGCCGCTTAGATATGCTAGTGAGTCGTTCGATTGGCATCGATACCTGCTGAAGACTAATGCTAAATTCGCACCAAGATCGAATTTCACACATCTCAATTCTATGGTAGGTTTTAACCATCACGAGCGAATTTCATCATCTTTCGTCCAACCGGTCTATTAatcgaattatttttccaCAGACAACTCGCAATCCATTCAAATGTGGCATGAAATTTGAAGCTGATCATTTGAAGTTGGGCCGTGGAAAAGTTGGTGTTGCAACAGTAGGTGACGTTCTTGACAATCGAATTCTGGTGCAGTTCGACGGATTCGATTCAACGCATGACTACTGGGCCGATATCACATCACCAAATATTCATCCGTACAATTGGCACAAAAGTAACAACCATCGGCTTATCGTAGCCAAAGGTGAGTTCATCGAGCTGCagaataaagaaatttttcctAACATTTGCTCCGTTTACAGAATACGAAAGGAATTTCTCATGGCACCATTACCTAGCGGCCTCAATGTCACAACCGGTTCCGAGAGAATACTTCTGTCGCAGGCCTCCTATCGGTTTTCGCGAAGgaatgaaattggaaattgtcGATAAAAAAGTGCCAACGTTGATTCGTCCATGTACAGTTATTCGAGTGGCTGATTACCACATTCAAGTATTATTCGACGGGTGGCCAGCAACGTATTCATATTGGATTGAGGATGATCACCCGGATATTCATCCCATCAACTGGTGTTTGAAAACCGAACATCCACTCGAACCTCCATTAGGTAAGTCACATGTCAGTTCGTATTTGACGGACGTTATTTTAACTGAATTTTGTTGTCTCTTTCCAGGTTTTAATGAAGTCGACGAGTTCAGGAGTTCACAATGTGGTGTATTGGGCTGTCGAGAACTGGGCAACGCTAAACATTTCGGCGTCGGTTTCCACTACACAATATTCGAATGTCCATATGAATCTAGGAATTGGTTGATGGCCGACATCAAGCCTGACCGACTCTTTGAAGCCAAGTGAGTGTGATAGAGCCAAACGAATGCGTCTGGTTTTGCGTCTGGTTTCTTTACTAAATTTGTTCTTTTCTGTCCCACCTACAGCAGAACACAAAAAGTACGAAAACGTCGAGCGAAGCCAATCACGTCTGGAACGGAATCATATCAAAGAATCAAATTGGACCTACCATCATCCGAGGAAAATAGCCTACTGAATGCACCATCGGTCGAATGGAATGTACAGCCAACCAgaattaaaaatgaagaaatcgAAATCGGCGAAACGAAGCTACAGACGAGCGTGCCAGTCGTAAAACCGGAACACTCGGACAATAAAATACCGAAGCATATTCAAGTAACGGAACCAATACTGCGTGACTACGGTCCAGCCCTAATGCACATCCACAAGCTGTGGACGCAAAACTCGAAAGCGGTCAACATTCGTCACATCGCCAAAAACCCGATGTGCTGGACGGTGGAAGAGGTTGCCGACTATGTGTCACGGCTGCCTAATTGTACGAAACTAGGGAAACTATTCCGTGAGCATGAGATCGACGGTGATTCGTTTCTGAAATTGTGTCAAAATGATCTGGTTGATGTGTTGGAAATTCGTATGGGACCGGCTGTTAAGGTTTACAATCAGATCGTCGCGTTGCGGTCAGAAGTGTGCGAGAATTATATGGAATCGGATTAATGTGTACAAAGTAAGATGTTAATATTGTTTCTTTTAAGAGGGGTTCGGGTGAGGGGATGAGAATAATTACATTATTTAAGTGCGTCGTCTACATGATACGGCAACAAGAGAACACCAGGTTTTCGATTGTGTTTGTAACAATAAGAACGTAATCTTTGTCGAATTATAATAAGTAAAATTTCATTAGCAAATGCGTTTCTATTACACTGGAAAAGTTGTTGGGCTCGTTTACAGTTTCCCTTCCACTAAAGCACCAATAGAAAGAGATTGAGAAAGGAAGTGCACTTAACCGACGGACTGAATCAAAAAGTTGACTTTGAAGACCTGTTAAAAAACTGAAcctaaaattgattttccaaaCTGATTGGAAAACCTGCACTCTTGGTATAACAATAAGGCCGACCTAATATTTGCACGGGAAGTTGATTTGGtctttcattttatgaaaGTTAAGTGGCTGCTTATGTTCGTCCTAATTCataacaattttctaatttgCGTAACGCTTCTAGTGCTGACACTTCATTGTCGTCACCAACATACTTTAATTCAATTGTGCAAAAATGATTCGATtagaatcaatttcaattgcaATGCAAAACGAGTCGATTCGTTGGTGCAAGTTACATAAATTAATATAGACATGTACTGCGTTGAGTGATGTGTGAGAGagcaaattaaataaacaaagtgttttgtaattttagcCTGATAGCAGTTTAATTTATGAAAGAATAAGACAACATTGACTGTAGTTTACAAatcaaacaattcaattttcaaatacaCAGCGaacattgttgttgttgttcttgtCAGGAGTGATAAGATAACAGATGCAGTAAATTAAGCAACACTCGTCAAAAATTAAGCACAAATATAAAGGAGGCTCTAATTTCCCATTTCTCTCTTCAATTGGCTCAATTTAGTTAGACATGCATCTCTCCATGCACGACGTTGCGGCAATTGATCGATTGGACACATTTCCTCCAATTGTTTAGACACTTCTTCGGCAGATGGTCCTTCCATTTTAGGAGTTGGTCCCATTGTTTCGCTGACCtgcaattcattttcattttatttttttaatggtcACAGAAATTCTGCGATGGGGAGAAGTTAGCGAGAACGATTTCTACTGTTGCGATTCgttgttttaataaaatcaatagaaattcaattttcgcatCACTGAGACAATAAAAAcgtgaaaattgcaaaataaaatgccaCAAACCTCATAAATAGTCTTTCCGTAGCGTTCGCAATAGTTCGCCATACCCTCAGCATTCAAATGAGCCGTTTCCAATGCTCCCAAAAACGCGTATCGCATACCCAATCCATCGGACATGACAGTGTCGATGtctttaacattcaaaatccCATCAGATACCAATCGCCACACTTCATTCAAAATACTATATTGGATCCGATTCAATGCAAATCCCTCGATTTCTCGGCTAAGGGATACGGGCTTCTGTCCGATTTCTTCCATTAATTGTCTGGTTCGTTTCGCCACTTCTGGTTTCGTCCATGGAGCCGGTACGATTTCCACCAGTGGAACGTAGTACGGAGGATTTACCGGATGCGAAACTATCATCTGTGCTCGATGTTTCAAATCTTTACTGATGAGCGACGGTAAGAACGTACTTGTTGAGCTGGACAAGATTGTGGTGTCGCTGATAATTTCGTCGAGCTGACCGTACACCTTTCTCTTCAGATCGAGAATTTCTGGTATACATTCTTGAATCAAAATAGCATCTTTCACCATGGTTTTGATGTCTGTAGTGCCCTTTACGCAAGCAAATTGCTCATCGGCAGTCAGTTTACCGCGGAGAAGTCCCTTCGATTCGAGATCTTTCAATTCAGTTTTGATATGCTTCATTGCTCCATCAACCTGAGCTGGTAA is a window of Bradysia coprophila strain Holo2 unplaced genomic scaffold, BU_Bcop_v1 contig_350, whole genome shotgun sequence DNA encoding:
- the LOC119080665 gene encoding uncharacterized protein LOC119080665 isoform X2 yields the protein MEVNDFMDLNTTELFVDSDESIDKNVEDNNSETLILDSEDDNFATTFSSDSERSGNGIEDCSAADAEEATGDVIIGTKPTITIEEGRFSNSTSVPTAVITPAIPSGLSIIQKCTKTQSTSDIIGLRKQTVTDNVQTIIRPTSVISKTIAMQDANLNSEMPSANVSTTSSNETSLVSLRPQASQKLSSIVNKGQLNSMAKYTKLHTALIGTVTESNTISAPTKLVKIAPANVSLSTTNSVSELKTSPVIFVQAPAPKLGQKFTSLKILQKCPSPGSIVKQKILNLNEMRKLGSGASLKLLNTAAPNSTISSAETNLSYLQSTSSLIVLKPPIPSTSIAGSQASTTIQLKPQQLYQTMSSSTKPATISFVTAPKPAPIAIGTKLIPSKILTVKPGTVDSTIQHHLPAGLTKIPKETIVNKIATKDANTIDVVRMLKSKQTEKSVEPTVTIGQKQMANKPASEFQSLTNFLSSNDKPKSLLSSSSKHGEHLTTLETSNGKMMGKLDETRAESITISNGKLSNPHGSIKVLKSVSEIDAETVDGAKSPNVGANDGNCIDKKLEQLNTSPRLLGRSKSLTIEKHQSKVRRRYPSSGNTIPTRVENENDASNEVWQSRDKTAKPDSIEEIEELTEEKVIEETLGTERIKTVGDSLECDEKIDDSDKSKSVSPDVLLGNVRQIPTTTTTTTIAVSAANPLPSSVSSSSHVDQKIDDPLTYIKWRNGVGFLRYSNLTFSKNEFNLLEVLEVKESNKCQKNVKMPSLKANESSTEQIIDLVDRRADVGDKSGTIGRKKIESKLRFKRAGMNLLQNVFVWELYLRLTDTQAAPDSLFINPFPSSPNPFEVGMKMEAIDPEHCSLFCVCTVVEKLGYRIRLSFDGYGDKFSFWRNADSMEIFPAGWCAKNGRTLQPPLRYASESFDWHRYLLKTNAKFAPRSNFTHLNSMTTRNPFKCGMKFEADHLKLGRGKVGVATVGDVLDNRILVQFDGFDSTHDYWADITSPNIHPYNWHKSNNHRLIVAKEYERNFSWHHYLAASMSQPVPREYFCRRPPIGFREGMKLEIVDKKVPTLIRPCTVIRVADYHIQVLFDGWPATYSYWIEDDHPDIHPINWCLKTEHPLEPPLGFNEVDEFRSSQCGVLGCRELGNAKHFGVGFHYTIFECPYESRNWLMADIKPDRLFEAKTQKVRKRRAKPITSGTESYQRIKLDLPSSEENSLLNAPSVEWNVQPTRIKNEEIEIGETKLQTSVPVVKPEHSDNKIPKHIQVTEPILRDYGPALMHIHKLWTQNSKAVNIRHIAKNPMCWTVEEVADYVSRLPNCTKLGKLFREHEIDGDSFLKLCQNDLVDVLEIRMGPAVKVYNQIVALRSEVCENYMESD
- the LOC119080665 gene encoding uncharacterized protein LOC119080665 isoform X1 — its product is MEVNDFMDLNTTELFVDSDESIDKNVEDNNSETLILDSEDDNFATTFSSDSERSGNGIEDCSAADAEEATGDVIIGTKPTITIEEGRFSNSTSVPTAVITPAIPSGLSIIQKCTKTQSTSDIIGLRKQTVTDNVQTIIRPTSVISKTIAMQDANLNSEMPSANVSTTSSNETSLVSLRPQASQKLSSIVNKGQLNSMAKYTKLHTALIGTVTESNTISAPTKLVKIAPANVSLSTTNSVSELKTSPVIFVQAPAPKLGQKFTSLKILQKCPSPGSIVKQKILNLNEMRKLGSGASLKLLNTAAPNSTISSAETNLSYLQSTSSLIVLKPPIPSTSIAGSQASTTIQLKPQQLYQTMSSSTKPATISFVTAPKPAPIAIGTKLIPSKILTVKPGTVDSTIQHHLPAGLTKIPKETIVNKIATKDANTIDVVRMLKSKQTEKSVEPTVTIGQKQMANKPASEFQSLTNFLSSNDKPKSLLSSSSKHGEHLTTLETSNGKMMGKLDETRAESITISNGKLSNPHGSIKVLKSVSEIDAETVDGAKSPNVGANDGNCIDKKLEQLNTSPRLLGRSKSLTIEKHQSKVRRRYPSSGNTIPTRVENENDASNEVWQSRDKTAKPDSIEEIEELTEEKVIEETLGTERIKTVGDSLECDEKIDDSDKSKSVSPDVLLGNVRQIPTTTTTTTIAVSAANPLPSSVSSSSHVDQKIDDPLTYIKWRNGVGFLRYSNLTFSKNEFNLLEVLEVKESNKCQKNVKMPSLKANESSTEQIIDLVDRRADVGDKSGTIGRKKIESKLRFKRAGMNLLQNVFVWELYLRLTDTQAAPDSLFINPFPSSPNPFEVGMKMEAIDPEHCSLFCVCTVVEKLGYRIRLSFDGYGDKFSFWRNADSMEIFPAGWCAKNGRTLQPPLRYASESFDWHRYLLKTNAKFAPRSNFTHLNSMTTRNPFKCGMKFEADHLKLGRGKVGVATVGDVLDNRILVQFDGFDSTHDYWADITSPNIHPYNWHKSNNHRLIVAKEYERNFSWHHYLAASMSQPVPREYFCRRPPIGFREGMKLEIVDKKVPTLIRPCTVIRVADYHIQVLFDGWPATYSYWIEDDHPDIHPINWCLKTEHPLEPPLGFNEVDEFRSSQCGVLGCRELGNAKHFGVGFHYTIFECPYESRNWLMADIKPDRLFEANRTQKVRKRRAKPITSGTESYQRIKLDLPSSEENSLLNAPSVEWNVQPTRIKNEEIEIGETKLQTSVPVVKPEHSDNKIPKHIQVTEPILRDYGPALMHIHKLWTQNSKAVNIRHIAKNPMCWTVEEVADYVSRLPNCTKLGKLFREHEIDGDSFLKLCQNDLVDVLEIRMGPAVKVYNQIVALRSEVCENYMESD